Part of the Gadus macrocephalus chromosome 22, ASM3116895v1 genome, ggtcagtgctgacagagagacaggtcagtgcTGCTCAAATCCATAGAGGGGTAAGTAGTATACagctgtattattattaattattaagtCCATAATGTTCATGACTTTTTTAGTTAAGATAattttgtgtttgaaattgtaaataattatacttgaagaacatacttttgttttgagaagataatacttttgttttgagaataatttaattaaatatacatttaattaattattattaattaaatgtATATCCCCAAAACAAAATCGTACTCCGTATTGTCCTATACCCAAGTTCAGGGATCGGGATCGGTATCGGGAAGGAACATCCTTTCTGGGAACACCTCTGGACCTCACCGATGACCCTGCTGGCGGTGAGCCGCAGGTCCTCCTTGGGACAGTCCAGGAAGGACAGCCGGCCCTGGGTCCCGGGGGCCACTCGGACCGCGTCCCGCACCACCGAGTCCAGGCTCAGCTCACAGTTGGGGTCCGAGCCCACCCTCTCTATCTGCAGGGTCAGGTCCGTCTGCTTGGTAAGGTCCACCGTGCACAAcactgtgtggggggggggggggggggggggaggggagatgtcAGTGTGGAACATGTGGATGGTCTGAGCTCTCCTGAGCGGCATAGAATCATGTTGGGTCAGGTGACCACCCAGATTAGCAGTTTaaggccgtgttcacatctagcgtttttgtAAAAGGGAAAAGTGGAGCCGACcgttttttcaaaaaaaaataaaagctggcagcgttttttttcttaaaagcgctgagagcgttttttctatcgcatcgaacccattctagacccgaTGTTACTCGGCGACTACGTATCCAggctagagcccattagacatgtcgtagatctcgacatgttctgtaattaaaactatCAAGCGCTCCACCGGCACTTTCCCGAGTGATTTGTCCgtcattgtttcttgttttgacagttgagagtTGTGTCCATGTTCCGCTTGCGATTGGTCagttgccaaaaagacgcctgacgtcggccgctttcttcctgaaagttgaactttcaggaaaaaaacgctgggagaggcgtttaaaaaaaacgtccgtgactttttccagaaacgctctgctccataggaatataatgaaaaacaagcgctggcagatttaaaaaaaaacgcgAGATGTGAACGCGGCCTTAGTCTGGAGTCTTCGTGGTCGCACCTCAATTGAGGCAGCAAGGCGTGAATGGATGTCTGTTACATGATGAGGCATACttaaaaatagagagagagagagacagacagagacagagagagacagagagagcgatgtagagagagagcgatgtaGAGAGAgcgatgtagagagagagtgatgtagagagagagcgatgtagagagagagcgatgtagagagagagagatgtagagagagagagagagagagatgtagagagagagagagagaaagagagagagagagatgtatggagacagagtctggcGGTTACCCGGGTGACCGCTCCTCATCACCGACACGGTGAAGTCCAGCCTCAGCCCGTCCAGCGTCTGGTTGGGCCTGCAGTTGCTCAGCGACAGGTTGAAGTTCCCCTGCTTGTGCCGGGGCTGCGGGGCGTCCAGGCCCAGGGGGGTCACCTTCCCGCCGGGGCCCTGGTACCGCAGCCGGACCTCCTTGGACAGGCACTCCTCCGGCAGGCGGTGGTCCGTGAAGACCACCGAGTAGTTGTGCATCCCGGGCACCCGGACGTCCCAGGTCATCTGCTCCTCGGTGGGGAACCACCCCGGGTAGTGggccgaggagaaggaggtgttaGACACGCCCCGGGGGAGCTCTGCCGTCAGGATGGCCAGCgctgggggggggtcagaggtcagagagagagagagagagagaggtagagagagggaggtagaggtagagggagagggggaggtagagggagaggtagagggagagagagggagagaggtagaggtagagagagagagaggtagaggtagaggtagagagagagagggagagaggtagaggtagagagagagagaggtagaggtagagagagagagggagagaggtagaggtagagagagagagggagagaggtagaggtagaggtagagagagcgagagagagggagtgcatTTGAATTATGTCAAACAGGCCAGGCAGGTTTTCAAACGTCTCCTCTAAGATCAAAGCGAGATACGGGCGGTTCAGCAGCAGGGGTTGAACCGCCGTCTGGCTAACGGCTCCCGGCTCTTACTCGTGGTCTCCGGTCCCACACTGAGCTCAAAGGGCCCGGGGTCGGGGGTCTGGCCTCTGGGGACGCTCAGCATCATGCGGGCCTTGTAGCGGACCTGGATGGTGGTGAGGGGCCCGCCCCGGCAGTAGGTCCCGATCTGGACCACTCCGGTCCGCAGGTAGGCCAGCAGGACGAAGGTGTGGCCGTCCAGACAGGTGTCCCCCTGGGCGACCTGACGCAGCCCGGGCTCGGGGAACGCCATCAGGATGGTCCTGGTGGAGGGCACCTTCATGTCCCAGTTGAAGGTCCTGTTGAAGTCCGGGAACAATGTGGACTGGACCCGGACCGGGTTCCCGAGGCAGGGCGTCTCGATGCAGTCTGGGGGGgatgggagaggaagaggtgcATTGTGGGGGACGGCAGATGTTTTGTTTCTGGTTTCATGACGTTTTAAGTCCTAGTAACTAATGTCGTCTGTTCTAAACACTGAAGAGTGTTCACAACGACATAGACAACACTCTGAATTGCCTTCAGAGAATCTGTAGCTTGTGAGTGAGATGGATGTTGCTTTTACTGCCTCACACAGATGGTGGCCTATACAGTATCTATTTTTACCGTGTCTTTTGAATCTATTGGCTTTCCCTTTTATGTATAACGACTGCAAAGTATTACACCGTCTTTCTTTTGGACCCTGTCCTGGTCTTGGATTTCCCCTGTGGTACGCAATCTAttgtaatattatttattatttattttttgggggggaaaatACAAATTTTAGGGAAAATACATTGGAAGGCGAATTGCGGAAAAAAGTTCGTACCGATCTCCTGGATGATCTGCGCCTCGTACATCTCCTGAGGGCCGGGGCAGCCGAACACCACCGAGAAGTTTCCAGCGTATCTCTGGTTCAGGTACGAGGGGTCACACTTGGGGCCCACGCACACCTCGCAGTCGGGCTCCTCGCCCTCACGTTTCAGGATGATGTCGGtgttggggtcaggggtcaccagcGTGGTCCTGCTGGCTGGGAGGTGGTCAAGAGGAACAGAGCGTCAGGGAGATCTCTCTGGGGGCAGATCCGTCAAGGCCGTTTGACACGAGAGACTGATCTGATTAAGAAACGTTTCACATTTCGTCTTGTTGGACTCAATGAACCAGGTCAGTTCAGACAGTGTTTCTGTCGTTTTGTGGTTTGACGACTTATTGTAGTATAAGGTCACCTGGGTCACACTAAACTATGCCCTCTGTTCTACCATCAACACCCCCAGGGGCGGGATCCGGTCTGGGAACGTCACTCACGTTTGGGAGCGGCCGAGGCCCGGAACGCCGCCTTGTCCGGCTCCGCCCCCCGGGGAACCTCCAGGGCCAGCGAAGTCTTTCCCAGGAACCTGAGCTGTGTCAGCGGCCCCCCGCCGCAGTACGTGGTCTCGGTCTCCCCTCCGCGGTCGCTCGTACGGACAGAGTACTTGTGCGCGCCTTGGCAGCCGTCCTCCGTCGCCGTCGTCTCCCTCAGTCCCGGCGCCGGGAAGTCCAGAGTGAGGACGCCTCTCCTGGCCAGGCTCACGTCCCAGGAGAAGGTCCTCCTGAAGTCCGACAGCAGGCCGGGCTGAAGTTCTCCGGAGGGCGGGGTGCAGGCGGTCTCGGTGCAGTCTGTCGACGGGGGAGGAAAGGACGATGATTAACGGTGTGGTGATGGTTAACCAAACACGGGCAGGATCGCTATCGCATTGTTGCTAAGCAACGGCCAATCAGAttatggaggaggggggggggcaggagctcaaagaggtagagagggttgactggtaaccggaacggtgctggttcgatccccggctcctcctagctgcgagtgttcgaggtgtccctgagcgagacgcctcaccctcactgccccTGACCTAGACTGAGTGCCCCCAGCCCATTCTGCCCGGCGATTTGAGGTCGCCGTGCACAAGGGTCCGGAGAAGagcgatacatttctttctgcttccgatacgtttttttggcgggagccaatcaccgagctggcttttcccccctcggcgcgctattggctggtttaacacaacgacgacagggaagcgacggcaagccgccgatcgcgtacagagtcagttgaactaggcccgtcgatcacgcctcttgtgctgaagaaaatgacagcggcttccccagaccaagctcaatcgtagattgagcttggtctgggaaAGCCGCCGTCATTATGGCCATCTGGCATAAGCCCGGCTACTTCTGGCATAAGCCCGGCTACTTCTGGCATAAGCCCGGCTACTTCCTGGCCAGCTGGCCGTCGCCCCTACGCTAACTCTAACCGTTGTAATTCGCTCTTCGCCCctacatgtaaatgtaaatatgtccCCTTGCCTATCATCCTCTGGAGGCGCACGTTGAAAACCTCCTGTGGCTCGGGGCAGCCGAACTCCAGCTCCGCCGCCTGCGGCTTGCTCAGCGACACGTCGGTAGGGCTGCACGTCGCCCCCTTGTCGGTGCACACCCCGCACTGCGGGCGGCCGGGCGCCCTGCGGATCACCATGGTGACGCCGGGGTCGAGGGTGACCGGGACGGTGGGGCCTTCTGTAaaagggggagacggaggaggatcAGGGTGGCACTGGAGGTCGTCCGGCAACACTCGGTCTTTGTTGTACCGGAACGACTTAGGGTTTAACGTTCAACAGTAGGGGGGGTACCCCCAAGGAGTTTCCAAGTTTTTGTCCCACCCTTAGTCCGATTAATCAtcaaagaggaggagacaggcacttaatgtacatacttattgtatgttgtacttcctggcacttaatgtatgcactcatTGTATGGTGtacttcctggcacttaatgtatgagcttattgtatgttgtacttcctggcacttaatgtatgcactcatTGTATATTGTACGTCCATGCACCAAAATAGTAAtaagttgtgtagcatcttatcctagctgtctttgttgtaaacggggaatgggttaacctagttgttgttagtgcttggcactcggttctatgaacatcatttctgtaccgacagcgatatattgttgtcactctttcttctgacaaatgaacCTATTGTAAGgcactttggacaaaagcgtccgTTAAacaccctgaatgtaaatgcaaatgagATATCAGGGAGATGTATGGCTTTCTGATACGGAAACTCCTACTAGTCAACGCCAAGGCTAGTTTCTATGCATCGCCACAGTAACGGTCTGAAAGGGATCCACAGGCCTCcattatacccccccccccccccccccaagactaCACACTACTCGAACAGGAGAAAGGCTAGCTTAAAAGGGCCGCTAtcacgccaccaggtgtgagtgtgattagccgttacaagcatTCACAAACCTGCCGTTTCCTGTGCCCTAGTGACACAAGTGGGCGCGTCCACCTTGATGAATCAGGGCTAGACAAGTAACGttggctacagtccactgggtaggccggTGTACTGATCTATCAAGCACACATCTAGGACGAcgcgcccactagtgatgtaaCTCAGCTACAGGAAATGGTCTATTTTTGTTGGGGCATGACCACGTCGATGTACGCTGGATCAGTCTACTAGCATACCTGGTGGACTGTCGCAAACGACGCTGGATAGATAAGccccatctaggtggacacgcccactagtgatgtcactaaaacacaggaaaaggcacaTTTTCCAACGCCTTGtaacggctgatcacactctCACACGGCGGTCTAAAAGGGGGCCCTTTAAGAACCTCTGTTCTGCGCTTTGATCGACAGGTCGAGGGGTGGACGTACTGAGCGGCTTGGCGGTCACCGAGAACACCGTGGGCGGGGCCTCCACCCCGGGTCCCAGGGCCAGCGtcagggccccgccccccggcagCGTGAGGTCGGTGGTGCTGCCGCCGCGGCAGTACGTCCGGGCCGTGGGCCCGCCGCCGTCGGGGGTCGTCCGGGTCAGGACGTAGGTGGAGCCGTCGGGGCAGgacgccgcccccgccgccgcctccgtcaGCCCGTCCCCGATGAGGTTGAGCTCCGCCATGGTGTCCTCTGGGACCGCCAGCGGCCAGATGAGGGTCCGGGGGAGGGCGGAGAGGAAGGAGGCCTGGGCCACCCCCTGGGCCGGGCTGCAGCGGTCCTtggtgcatgctgggtaatAGAACACAAGGGTTAGGTTGACAGGGGAGGGGCGCGGCTCtcgctgcgggggggggggggcgtggcctctttAACAGATGTTGACTCAGTCATCACTAGGCTAATCTTCAATCTGCATTtttcctttacatttacattttgcagacgcttttatccaaaaggaagtacatttgtcagaagaaagagtagCAACAATTTGTCGCTGTCTGTACAGTGAGGAAGTTCATAGAacaaagtgccaagcactaaccatcaccaggttaaccaattccccgtacgtcctggcactttatgtaagcacttattgtatgttgaacgtcctggcacttaaaaatattgcttaacattgtgtagcatcttctcCTAGCAATTTCTGTTGTATACTtggaatgggttaacccagTGATTGTTAGATTTTGGAacttgtttttatgaacatcctaactgtaccgacggagatatattgttgtttctctttcttctgacaaatggacttgtTGTGAGAggctttggataaagcgtctgctacCCGCCCTGAACGTAAATGTAATGCcacggtgaaccaccagggGCGCGGTGTGCTGGGGGACCCACCGATGGCGCGCTGGATCCGGGCCCGGTAGGACGCCCCCAGGGTCTCTGAGCAGGAGAAATGGAGGGTCACGTTGTCCCCGGGGGGCAGGGAAACCTCCGTGGAGTCGCACGCCGCTGGTGCCGTGGCGTTCCCCGTGCACAGCGTGCACGAGTCCCCCTGAGAGTGCACGGTGACCGTGGCTCCTGCGTCGGGGGTCACCGTCATCTGGAGAGACTCTGGAGGCAAAGGTATTGATAGAGTGAGGCTAGATAGAgctatgtaagggataatgtatagaccGCCGGTCATCATCGGGAAACTAAGCCTCGACAGGGTGAACAAGAcaccgacgcgaagcggaggggtcttgcttcgccctgaaaatagtctgccaaagacttgatttggggttgataagttaccggactacttgcggagtgataccaaaggcgtggatcagaggcaaaaaaatccACTTCCCTTGAATAAATAGATTCCGTCTATTTATCTAGTGATAgatggaaagacagacaggcagaacgATAGACAAACTTATGGATAGATTGtcatatatagatgtatagatggatacaatttattaatttaattgaaAAGAACTAGTGATAGATTGATAGTgataaagatagatagatatacagtacacataatatatgtatatctatctgtgtagttacagtgctaagttagcgaccaaagaaaaaggcaGAACACTTtgcaaaatcgagatcaccaaaagtaatggcaacatcagtgttgtgggtgctacatggtttgctaggtactcatggcttactggtagcattactagcaatcgactgtattgctggccctttttgctaatgaataacggcaaatctccaacgtgggctgttcatggtttcactgatgtgaaaaatcttgatagggcaaccaaacgccacgacaagtgtcaagttcacgttggtgctgctatgcgactttccttgctaggcaccatgcccgattgcctatagatcaggttgtttgaaataatgttcttgttcttttgctagtttgttactctgaccgttctgtttgatattgtggaaagggtgaatgattcagagcatgatgcattttaaatggcatcactttaggtcttgagtcttttcttaaaacaattgtaactgaaaataaacatagctaaattacaaccaataacttcatTCATTGAgagcaaaaataggcccagatttttttatttactattaCAAATCAAGaataggcctgatttgactaatgggctttgcatcctttccttctgtccttgtagtccatttcaaagacatgctgcccaccagctttcaaattacagtgatgccactggtggctttgtatcaaatttattcacataactatccctccctactattttgtagtagggagggatagaaacaacttgagtctcacattcttatgccaccatacaataacagtgcaagcaggccaatggcaaccaagcgcgcagtccttcctccctcactttaaaaaccaccagccgccacggACATATATAGATGGATTGATATACAAATATGGACAGAGTGATAGATAGCTCGACAGATATGCTACTGTGACAGAAGAACAGGCCGATCATCAGAAGCTAGTGTTGTCGGTGCGTGTCTTAACCCATCTGTGTGTCATAACTCTTACAGTTGCACAAACATAATCCCATCGTGGTACAGTAGAGCTAGAAAACATTCATTGCGGAAAAAGTCATATTCCCGATGGCACTGATAGTCTGATTAAAAGGGTTTCTCTTAGTTGACAAGAAAGTAGCACAGACTATGAAATATTGAGTCACACTTAGACTTTCTGGTAGTAGGCAGGAGATTTGACATCTTAAAACATTAGTGATTTATGAAAGCAGTGCGTTGCACCCGTccctctgaagcactttgagtacGGAGTACATCCTGTAGTCAGAGCGTTTCAAGAGACTATCTGTCACCGTGGGGGGAGCTAAAGACGTGGGGACAAAATCTGTTTAGATATTAGCTTTGTGTTAaatccaaggggggggggggggggggggggggtatcctAGGCAACGAAAGGTTCCCTGTTCAGAGAACAAATAAGTAAGTTATTTTGTAGTAGTTGTGGCTGTACGGTCAGTGCCCTTCTATATTGATTCCCAAACCTGTGTGGGTAACAATAcagcatacatatatataaccaAACCCCTCCTTGTGTACTATGGCTCGACAAAAGCACTCATGTAGTTATTGACCTCCTAAAATCTCGCTTTGGTTTGGACGCAATCGAGGGCGTGTCCCTCCTCTTGTCATTGGTGTTTGAGTTAACCATTTAAAAGTAGTCAGCCATTTTTTCTTTTGGTGAGGTCATATCTCCGATGAAAGTGTACTCCTATGAAAACGACCTAGGGCCATACTGGATCCTCAATTACATAGAATCCAGTTCaaggctctgtctgtgtgttaacAACACACATGTACTGTTGACAAGGCGGGTTTGGTAGGTTACAGCCTACATGTTGGGTGGTGTATAGCCAACATGTTGGGTGGTGTGAAACCTACATGTCGGGTGGTGTACAGCCTACATGTTGGGTGGTGTGTGGCCTCATGTTGGGTGGAGCATAGCCTACATGTCGGGTGGTGTATAGCCTACATGTTTGGTGGTGTAGGGCGTGTTGTGATCGCACGCAAATCGGACGCTTCCCCAAACGTACAATGGCCAGGTTGTTTGAACCCACGACACAGAGACGTTATTtatgctttgtttgtgtgtgtcaccgCTCTCcttcacgcacacgcacacacacacacacacacacacacacacacacacacacacacactctgaatcaTTAACGAGGCTGTAGGTTTGGTTGCTGAAAGTTCAACTGTCAGGTCAACAGTCATTAGTGAACCGATAACAGTGAAATTCGCATAAAGGGGTCAACTATCTGAAACATGAGACACCCCTACCGCGTGGTCTGTAATGGAAGCATTCAAACCACAATAGTAAGGATCAGACCTGGCTGGGACCCATGCCTTGCGCACAGTGACGGATCCCGCACACACTCGTCAGCCCCCATCATCACTGTCATAATGCGTCGGGATTACCTCCTTCAAACATTACTATCTCAGCTGACCTGCGGACACAGCACCCTGAGAAGACTTCTCCGTCATGTTTGTATGTTGTACCACGAAGCGGACCCGTCCTACCTGGCAAGTAGAGCATCGATAGCAGAACGCAGCCGAGGGTCACGGCGACGCGCCTCGTCCCGCCGCGGACACCCATGTCGACTTCAGGAACCACAGGAATAAAAGTAAAGTCGAAAATGGACGAATACGTGTTCTTTACTCCTACGCGCAGATTCCGTGTTTTTCGATTTCGCGTCTTCCCATTCAGGTTAAACCATCGCGACGGCGGGTGACAGGAGAGCGATTTCCTGATCGGAGCGCATAACCTGTCCGCCTCCAGGAGGGGCGTGGCC contains:
- the cdcp1b gene encoding CUB domain-containing protein 1 → MGVRGGTRRVAVTLGCVLLSMLYLPESLQMTVTPDAGATVTVHSQGDSCTLCTGNATAPAACDSTEVSLPPGDNVTLHFSCSETLGASYRARIQRAIACTKDRCSPAQGVAQASFLSALPRTLIWPLAVPEDTMAELNLIGDGLTEAAAGAASCPDGSTYVLTRTTPDGGGPTARTYCRGGSTTDLTLPGGGALTLALGPGVEAPPTVFSVTAKPLKGPTVPVTLDPGVTMVIRRAPGRPQCGVCTDKGATCSPTDVSLSKPQAAELEFGCPEPQEVFNVRLQRMIDCTETACTPPSGELQPGLLSDFRRTFSWDVSLARRGVLTLDFPAPGLRETTATEDGCQGAHKYSVRTSDRGGETETTYCGGGPLTQLRFLGKTSLALEVPRGAEPDKAAFRASAAPKPSRTTLVTPDPNTDIILKREGEEPDCEVCVGPKCDPSYLNQRYAGNFSVVFGCPGPQEMYEAQIIQEIDCIETPCLGNPVRVQSTLFPDFNRTFNWDMKVPSTRTILMAFPEPGLRQVAQGDTCLDGHTFVLLAYLRTGVVQIGTYCRGGPLTTIQVRYKARMMLSVPRGQTPDPGPFELSVGPETTTLAILTAELPRGVSNTSFSSAHYPGWFPTEEQMTWDVRVPGMHNYSVVFTDHRLPEECLSKEVRLRYQGPGGKVTPLGLDAPQPRHKQGNFNLSLSNCRPNQTLDGLRLDFTVSVMRSGHPVLCTVDLTKQTDLTLQIERVGSDPNCELSLDSVVRDAVRVAPGTQGRLSFLDCPKEDLRLTASRVIDGSSCRGPCLVAEALLTVPPVDACLPVALSSFTWHLLVPANATLDLRSPAPGGLRQSLPGQECGGAGALSLVEGVSDGGQRIGTFCQQGVLERIQVHGNVSVTVATRGVTRAPGPVLNVSVTEEISEHIIYTVRPQFPAPALLATPNWPEGMRPSSTVSWMVQVPPQFLALVQFPNVTQPTCAQRHTSIKVQQMGSKEEMLSRREDEVLEDTVVSESFYLNMSNCVPDGRHFSALSKVTLQPSNSPVGIILGVLGAVLLLVLVFVAVGLLVRKKKKNDKEAREASIYIGKGNMFRPGDAHFAKVRSDNASHIYDAIDENMVYGHLLRDSTFAEAMPDRFNGMQLDSYRTFTGPPDGGAADATYDEDEGELGAYDAGGGGGGGGGGSERYQTFLDPADSFLPPRPRTPIGREESLGYQDRRMVDNALYTFKGTSTFNTIRLSGADQQDDDDL